In Chryseobacterium scophthalmum, the genomic stretch GAATCCAGGCTACATCTGAACCTACAATTTCTTTTTCACTCAGAAAATTTCCAGTGTTGGGAATATCTACATCTGGTCTGAAGAATAAACCACCGATTGCAACAATGCAAATAACAACAAATGAAACTTTCCATTTTAAACCAACTTTCATAAGAGCTTTTTATTTTTTTAGTGCTTTTCAAATTACCAAATAGTAATTTTATATATTTCAATTTTTAACCCCCGTCAAAATTAAAAATAAATTTTATAAAAACACATATATAAAACAATAACCCCTATAAATTAATAGCATTTTTAAAATTAAATGAAAATTTTATTCAAAAGCAATGAAACTTCTTTGTATTTCGTTGCCGGAAAAAGATGAGTTCCCCCTTTAATAACATAATCTGGTTTTGAGTTTTTTAGTGGAAAAACAATATCACGATCGCCCATAATTTGAATGACATTATTTTTCTGCTCAAATTTCCATTCTGAAATACGTTGAATAGACCATTTCAGATAATACGGATCGGTAACTCTAAAATACTGATTAACCTTAGGATTTTTAGGATCAAAGAACTTTCTGAAAACAGAATAAGTTTCTAAAGTCTTGGGATTGAAAAGATTCACAGGAAGATATTTAGGGATTTTCGTAAGCTCCCCCATTTTTATCAACCTCGATTTTTCCTTATCAGATTTAATACTTCCTAAGATCACCACTTTTTCTGCAGCTTTTAAAATATTAATTTCCTGAACCATGATTCCGCCAAAAGAATATCCCAAAAGATAAAAAGGTTCGGAAGTATCGATCTTATCACCCATTCTTGCAACATAAGAACTAAAAGATTCATCATTTTCAGGAATCAGCCAATCGATAAAAACCACTTCATGCTCTTTTGGAAACTGCAAACGTTCCAAAACTTTAAAATCGGCGCCAAGACCACTTATTACATATATTTTCACCTGATTCTTTTTAATTTAAACAATTATTGAGTAATTGATTAGCTAAAATAAAAAAAGGACCGCTTATCT encodes the following:
- a CDS encoding alpha/beta hydrolase family protein: MKIYVISGLGADFKVLERLQFPKEHEVVFIDWLIPENDESFSSYVARMGDKIDTSEPFYLLGYSFGGIMVQEINILKAAEKVVILGSIKSDKEKSRLIKMGELTKIPKYLPVNLFNPKTLETYSVFRKFFDPKNPKVNQYFRVTDPYYLKWSIQRISEWKFEQKNNVIQIMGDRDIVFPLKNSKPDYVIKGGTHLFPATKYKEVSLLLNKIFI